GTATCTCGTGGAAAAAGAAGGATTCTCTGTGTTCGCCTTAGAAATGCCTGCCATTGAGGCCGAATACATAAATGATTATGTGCAAAATGGGCGGGGTGATATCGATCAAGTTTTAACTAAACTGACCTATCCAAGCTGGCAAACTCAGGAGATGATAGATATCGTTGAATGGATGAAGCATTATAATGAACAGCATAATAATAGCGTTGAGTTTAGAGGCTATGACATGCAAAACGGGTGGTCGGCATTGGGGGCCGTCAAAGAGTTCGCTGCTTCTCATGACTCTGTGGCATTAGCTGAGTTGGAAGTGATAAGTGACCTTTATGAGAAATCACTGGAAATGAGACAGATTAAAGATTCACTTGTTGAAAAATCAGAAGCAATGCTGCGCTATTTATCGCAGAAAAGTTTTGATGGTGTTTCTCTTGATCGTGTGGAAACCATAAACCATTACATGAATATATTTATGCAAAGTCTGGCTTTTCATTTCCAGTTAGAACAAGCAAAAAGCCGGGATGAATATATGGCTGAAAATATCCGGTGGATCGTGGAAAACACCCCTGAAACAAGCAGAATGATTATATCGGCAGATAACACACATATTACCAAGACCGGTGGAAAGACAGGAGCTTTCCTCAACCGCTGGTATGGTAAAGATTATGTTAGTTTCGGTTTTACCTACAAAACGGGAACTTATTCCGCCTATGGTCCAAAATCATTCTACGAAGTACACCCCCCATATATAGGTACTTATGAGTATTTCTTTTCAAAAAGTAAACATGAAAACTTTTTGCTAGACTTAAGACAAGTAAAGAACATTCCGCTCCTGAACCAAAGAGCAGGGTTTCGTTCAATTGGCTCCAGACCCCAAGAAGTAACACAATTCTATGAAATTGATATTAAAAAACATTTTGATGTGGTCGTATATCTGGAAACATCCAGCCATACTTCTTATCTCAAAGAAAATTAACCTTTATGCTCGTTACGATGCTCTGCTTCCTTAAATCTTCTCACAAGCTTGTGTGCAATAAAACTATTCAGTTACTTCAACAAAAACAGAGAAACTGCGCCTTTTAAACATCAGGCCGCTATATCGAAAAGAGTCCAGTTTCATGCCTGAACCTGATCCAACAAAAATCTTGCCTTTTGCATCGCCAAAAGATCTCGGCCGATGGCTAAAACTGAATCACGCCACTGAGGATGAACTGTGGGTGAAAATATTCAAGAAGAAGACCGAAATTCCGAGCGTGACCTGGAATGATGTGGTGATTGAGGTGCTTTGCTGGGGCTGGATCGACGGCATCAGGAAGTCATTGGATGACCAGGCTTATCTCCAACGGATCACTCCCAGGAGAGCCGGAAGCAATTGGTCAAAAAGAAACAGGGAGCATGCCGAGCGCTTGATCAAAGAGGGCCGGATGATGGAGTCTGGCCTCGAGCATGTTCGTGCAGCCCAATCGGATGGCCGATGGGAGAAGGCATATGTGGCAAGTGAACTGGAAGTGCCGGCAGATTTCCTGGAAGCACTCCATAGCAAGCCAAAAGCAAAACAGTTCTTTGAAACGCTCAACAAGGCGAGTCGCTATCATATCGCCTACGGATTGACATCAGCGAAGAGGCCCGAAACCAGGCAGAGGCGATTTACAAAATTCATGGATATGCTGGCCCGTGAAGAAAAACCAGCTTGATCACGCTCTGACGCTCGGCGTAAAGAATGAGGGAAGAATCCTATCTTAGCAGATTTTCCGTTTGGCCCTCAACCACATATCCTAAAACCTCTTCCAGCTTGTCGGCTTCCATAAATCCCGAGACATGAAACAGGTATTCCCCTTCCGGAGAGAGTAGAACCACAGCCGGTACGTTCTGCACATTGAACTTTTGAGCTAGTCTTAAAGGAGTGATGGAAAACTGCTGATATTGTTTACGACTCTCGTTGTCATCCCGGTTCAAACGGGTGAGTATGAAGTTTTCATTCAGGGTAACCGCAAGCTTGGGGTAGACATCCTTCTGCATTTTCTTACACCAGCCACACCACGGTGCCCACACATCCACCAAAATTGGTTTACCCTGTTCTTTAGCCAGCTCCACGGCTTCTTCAAAAGATGTCCAGTTCAGATCTTTTTCCTGGGCAAAAGCATCACTCCCCGTAAAGGTCACCAGCAGGACAAGTGTAATTGCCAAAAATGATATGTTTTTGAGCTTGTTCATTTATCTCAGGTTTAAACGTGCACCTATGGAAAACGTGCGGCCGATAATAGGTCCCCATGTGTAGATGGTATCGAAGTTTGGGCCGAAGGGATTGCCGGCATCCACCAGCGGACTTCCCTGTGTGTAATTGAAAATATTTTCTGCAGACAGATAAGCCTCAAACCCAACCCCATTTTCACTGTTCACGTTGGTAAATTCTTTGGTAATCTTGAGATCATGAGTGGAATACGCCGGCGATTTGGGAGAGCGACCAAACTCTTCTGCATAGTTATCAGGCATGCGTTTCGGCCCCATTAAGTTCCCATTGTATCCCAGCGAAAGATCCAGCGAGTGGATATCATATGTAGCCCCAAACACGCCGGTATATTCTGGGGCATAAGCCAGTGCCTGTTGCTGACCGTTCTCTTCGGTGTACACATCCATGATCGTCACGCTGGCATTATAGGTTATGGGAAGTGACGTAAAGTTCTGTTCCAGTCCGACCGAAAACCCTCGAGTAACTGAAAATCCATCCAGGTTTTCATACACAATCAGGTTGGGGTCCTGATCATAATCCGGAATAATTTTATTGGAGAAGTGGGTGTAAAACCCATCCAGACTTACCGTCATCGGATTCGTACCAAAAGGAATAATCTGTTCCAGACTGGCGGTAATACTTTTGGATTCTTCAGGCTCCAGATCTTCATTAAAAACTACTTCCCGTGAACCCGTCAGCGCAGCATGGTCTTCGGTAAATACATTTACTACCCGAAATCCGGTTCCAGCACTGATTCTGAATGTGGTCATATCTGTTGGGCTGAACTTGGTTGATAGTCTCGGAGCCGTAACGTAGCCGTGTTCAGAATGATGGTCAACCCGAAGTCCGCCTAAAAAAGTAAAATCTCCGGCTTTCAATTCTCCCTGTGAAAAGATACCCGGTATCCATCTCCGGTCGGTTCCCTCTGAAGTAGCCGGGGTATTGTCATTGTAGGTTTCGTACCGAAGGGTGGTGCCGGCCAATAGCTGAAAGTTATCGCCGATAGGCTGATCCCAGGTGGCCTGACCAAACACAATTCCCTGCTGCGCATCGTACCAATCGGTTCCGTAATAACTGTCCTGATTGTGATAGGTGACGGCACCGCTGATCCTGAGTTGTTCATTCAATCCGGCCGGGCGGTATTCGGTCATCAACTCAAAGCGATTGGTATAAATGGATTCCCCATAAATTTGGTCAGAGCCACGAAGGTTATCAGAGAATTGCTCCAGTCCGCCCGTACGGTTTTCGGTGTAGAACTTGGTAGCGAAGTTGAGTCGTTGTTCCATATTCTTTCCCAGGAAAGTTCCTTTTCCAAACAATGAAATCCGTGACTGCTTAACCAGGTCGTTAAAGTTATCTCCGTTCTCATCAAAATAATTTTCGAGACGCAGAATGTTTCCGCTTATAAAACCTTCAAACCGGTCAAATTTTGGTGAGTAGGCTACATTGATATTTCCCTCTTCGGTACTCTTGGCGTATACATCCGCAGAAAGTGTTGGTGTTAGCGCCGGGTTTTTGGTGATGATATTGACCACTCCCCCCAAAGCCTGTGTTCCATATAAAGTAGATTGAGGACCCTTGATCACTTCTACCTGATCGATGATGGACGGGCTGATGCCATTCAACCCATATACCGAAGCCAGCGCTCCCATAATCGGCATTCCGTCGATCAATACGGCTGTGTTTGGCCCCTCCACTCCATTAATCCGGATAGCGTTGGTTCCACAAACTCCGCAATTCAATTGGGTCGAAAGTCCGTTTACACTACTGATCAGATCCATGATATTGGAACTGGTTTTTCCCTGCTGCAGCTGTTCAGCCTTTACCACATTTACTTTGACCGGCGATTCTTTTACATACGTCTTACGCATGGTCCCCGTAACCACCATTTGGTCCAGCTCCAGAAGCGATGCTTTCATCTTGATATCAATGGTTCTAGTCTGGCCGGACTCAACGGTTACCTGTCGCACTATTTTATCAAAACCAACGGCTGATATTTGTAGCTCGTATTTCCCCGCCGGAACATTCTTAATTTCATATTCTCCATGTATATCTGTCGGGCTGCCCTTTTGTAATTCAAGGATTCCAACATTTGCTCCTGCAATAGGCTCTCCTTCAGAAGTTACCTTTCCGGCAATGGTTCCGGTACTATTCTGGGCAAGAGCGGTAAAACTATAACAGAAAAGTATGGCTAAAGTCAGCGCTACCTTTTTCATATCTTATTTAAGACTATTTTATTTTTTAGCTTTGACTAAAAATAGAAAAAGTCAGGCTCCAATATCAATAATTATTTTCTTCAGATAATAAAATTTTTAGCTATGACTAATTTTTGAAGCGAGTTTCGGTTCTATATACTATATGAACCTTGATTCGGGATAGCATCAGATAGCAATAGCTTAATTTCCTTCCCAAAAGTCATCCCTGCGCAGGCAGGGATCTGGTTATTGTTATAATGCCAAATATTGATGCTTAAAAAGGAATAAGATTCCGGGCATACGCCGCGGAATGACTACTGAACGCATTGATACGACTACTCTTATTCGAACTCACGTTATTTTACTTAAAGCGTTCCTCTCTTTGTTTGCATGGAGAGGACAGGTGAGGGTCTTTTAACTAAGGACAAGCAACCTTAATCAATACGACCATTTTAGTCTGAAGAAAAACACATTGGGAGTTTCCACAGAATTGGAAAAAACCTTTCCTTTCAGGAGTTGGGAAACCAGAAGCAGGTCAAGGTTTTCATCCAGGGAATAACTCACCTGAGGAAAAAGGATTAGCATTTTTTGGGTGAAGCTCCCCATGACTCCAAGATTTACATTCAGCAGAGGATTTACCGGATAGGAACCATTTAAGAGATAGCCGGTTTCCGATATGAAGAGATTATCCGCTCGGGGCGGTTGAGTTAACGTAGCCAGCGAAGCATTCCGGTTTTGATATCCTCCGTTATATAAAAACTCAGCCTGGGCATAAATTGAGTTATCAAACATGTAATCAAAACCAAAGGTAGTTGTTAAACTTCCCGTTTCGCTGAAGAAGTTTTCTTCGGGATGAAAGTACGTGGCTTCCCCCTTAAATCCGGCATCTTTAAGATATCCGGCCCATCCCAGTCCTAAAGCAACTTTATCTTCATAATGCCCAACAATTACCTGCAGATCGTACGTGTTATAGTTGATCCGATACATTCCGGCAATCACCATTTCATCGAAGGAATCTGCCAGCTTAACCCCCATTTCGATGCTGGAAGCGAAGTCCAGGTTGTATACAGCGGAAACGGCATCCACCCCCGGACGTTCCTCATAATCGAAATCCAAAAATGCATAATTATTGAAAAGATCATTCGGATTCCACGCTGTGGTCTTACCCCAGTTTATCCGGTGTCGGCCAACATATAACTCAAGTGGGCCATTAAAGTAGCTGAGATGAAGCCGATCTATCTGGGAATGCAGGAGCGCATTATCTGAATCAATCCACACCCACGACAAATCCATAAGATTTGGATCATTTTCATAGAACTGTGCAAGCCCCGAAGCATTTTGAACCGTATATCCATTCAGCAATCGAGTCCGTAAATCTGCATTCAGCTCCAGGTTATCTGAAAACGACCATTCGGTTTCAAAACGATGATGCAGGATATTATCGTAGCGAAGTTCTGAAAAATCATTACTTGCCGAAAACTGTCCAAGCTCTTTCACATACCCGCTGATATCTACAATTTCACTCAGCTGGGCTTTAATGGTTATTGGAATGAATAGAATTAGTATCAAACAAACCAAACTATTGGCTACTCTTCGACCTCCTCTGTCTCCTCCTTCGCAAGGTGGAGAACTCTTTGAAACCACACCTTTTTGATTCAAATAACTCATCGTTGTTCATCAGAGTCTATTTTACCGTCTACTAAGGTAACCACTCTGCGTGCCCGGTCAATTACCCGTTGATCGTGGGTTGAAAAGACAAAGGTCATCTCTTCCCGCTCGTTCAGTTCCAGCATCATATCCAAAAGTTCGGCCGTTGAAACTGAATCCAGGTTAGCCGTCGGTTCATCGGCAAGTACAAAATCAGGTTTGGAAGCCAATGCTCTAGCTACCGCCACCCGCTGCTGTTGCCCTCCCGAAAGCTCGGAAGGACGTTTATCAATCTTATCTTCCAGTCCTACTTCTTTCAAAAGTGCTATACTTTTCTCACGACACTCCGCTGAAGGCCTGCCCTGCATTTGCATTACAAACGACACGTTTTCGATGGCTGTCAAAACCGGAATCAGGTTATAGGCCTGGAATACAAATCCGATGTGATTCAACCTGAATTTAATCAAGTCGCTGTCAGACAATGTGGTTAAATCTGTACCCTTAATAAATGCTTTACCTTCGGTCGGTTCATCAAGTCCACCAATAATATTCAGCAAGGTGGTTTTACCGGAACCGGAAGGTCCTACGATGGCTGTAAATTCTCCTTTCTCAATCGTTAAATCTACACCATTCAATGCATGAACCGGTACTTTATCCGGGTTGTACACTTTCGTTACGTTTTGAGTAGTTATGACTGGCATAGTTTTCTTAGTTGAATTTTCTGATAGCCTGAACCGGGTTTAATTTTAGTGTTCTGATTGCCGGATAAATGGCTGAAAGAAGTGCTGCAATAGCAATCATAAGAGTGATGTTCATGTAATAGGCAAACGAGAGCTCCGGATAGATAATCGTGCTAAAGCCATACTCACCTAAACCTTCTGAAAAAGCACTCAAATCAATTCCGGAGTGCGCAAAATAGGTAATGGTGAGCCAGCTAAGGAGTAGCCCGATCGGAGTTCCTGCCATTGTAAGGAAGAAAGTTTCGAACATAATCATGCTGAATGTCCGACCCTTATCCATTCCAATAGCACGCAACATTCCAAGCTCCCTGGTTCGCTCTAATACTGCCATCAGCATGGTATTTATGATGCTGAAAATCAGCCCAATGGTTATGATAATCATCACCATATAAAGCGACACATCCATCATGTCAAAAATATAGCGCAGCTCAGGAGAGATATCTCTCCATGTCTTGACTTCTACTTCCGGAAACTGCCGGCGTATTCGCTGAGCATAAATATCAGCCCGGGATAAATTGTCTGTATCAATCCGGATATTATGAATAGCATCTTCGCTTCCTATTAGCTGATTTAGATCATCCCTGAGTACAAATACGGTACTTTCATCATATTGATTGCTGAAGGAATCGAAAATTCCGGCAACACGGAATGCACCACCTGTTATTTCTCCATCTACGTCCTGAAAGCTCAGCACCATTCTCGATCTCATTTCAATACCCAGACGTTCAGCCAGTTTCTGACCAATCACAATTGGATTTCTTCGGTCTGTGGAAAAGAAATCACCCTGAGTCATATATTTTTTTACAGCAAGTAATGTATCTGATTTCGGATCTACCCCGTTTACCGTCACGCCAAAACTGTTCCGCGTACTTTGAGCCAATCCGGTAACTACACTTTTGGCTGAAATATCTTTGACATAGGGCTCAGATTGAAGGGTTTTGATAATACCTTCTGCATTTTTGACCTGGTATTTTGGATTGTAGAGATCATCAAATTGGGGATGCATAACCTGAATATGCCCAACCGATAATTCGATCTGATTATTCAAAGAGTCCTGTACCATACCATTGAAAAATCCTGCAGAAAATACCCCCGCCCATGTTCCAAGGAGAACGGCCACAATCACTACTCCACTGCGTGTAGGATTTCGCCACACATTTTTCCAGCCAAGCTTGATGATGTTAAATATCATATCAGGTCCTCAAAGCTTGTACGGGATTCAAACGACTTGCTTTCAGTAACGGCATCACACAAAAAATGAGAGTGATGATAAACACTATGATAGCCTGTGAATAAAATATATCAGGGTCTGTTGCAAATTGAATCACCGGCTCCATTCCATATCCTTCCATCACTTCCGTCATATTATCCGGAAGCTGAATAGGGTTTATGTTGAAATACCATGCTACAGGAATGGATATCAAAATTCCTGTGGTTGCGCCAAGCAGGGTTACAATAAACATTTCTATAGCCAGAATGAGAAAAATGGTGGATCGGGGCGTGCCTACCGAAAGCATGACTCCAAATTCATAGGTGCGCTCACTGATCATCATCAACACGGTACCCAGTATTCCAAACCCAACAACGATGTATAGGATAAACATCAGAATAAACCCACTGCCACGGTCTGCTTCAATGCTTTGCATTAATTCGGGCATCATTTCCTGCCAGCCCATTACCTTATAATCTTCGGCGGATAATTGAGCTTTTAAATTTTGAACTGTTTTTTCCACCTCATCTGCATCAGTAAGTGTCAGTGTTAGAGCAGTAAGTCGATTATAGGAAGCAAAAAAGTTTTGTGCAGTTTCCAGAGGAATCATCACCATATTTTTATTCATTTCAGAACTTGGGAAACCCACCGATCCTTTGATTTCATACAGGCCGGTTGCACTCTGCCCCCTGAAACCCTGACCAATCAGCACCAAACTATCTCCAACCTGAACATCCAGCCGTAGCATCATCTCTTTGCCAAGCAAAACGGCCTGTTCAGTATTTGAATCAAAATATTCACCTGTTTGAAGTCGGTTCCCGGGGTTACTCAGATACTTCTCTTTCAGCACATCAATCCCCAACACCATAGCCGGACGGCTTTGGTTTTCACCGGCAGCCAGGGCAAACGACTGTAGTCTCGGAATGATGTGTTTGACCGTTTCTGTTTTTTCAAGATTTCCTATCAGTGAGTCTGCAACCACCAAGGTATTATCCAGTGTTTTTTCATCCCAGTAGCCGGTATGTTGAATCTGAATATAGCCGGTAAAGGTACCCACCGTATTCTCGATCATATCATCATATTGCCCTTCCTGCATAGCGCGCATAACCGAGGACAACAGTACAGCCACCACAATGGACAGGATCGTAATGAAAGTCCGGCGACGGTTCCGCCAGATATTTCTCCAGGCTAATCTTATTTGTAGCATATCAGTTTTCAATGATCAGTGAACAGTGGTCCTTTTTACTTTCTTCAACAGCAAAAAAATTTGTAAGGACTTTATTCGATATTGCTCTTACGCAGTATAAAGTATAACTAAGTAATAGTCTTATGACGGACAACAACCTATATGAAAAAGCATATACATTTGCTGTCAGAATAGTAAAAGCATACCAGTTTCTAAGCTCTGAGAAAAAAGAATTCGTCATTTCAAAACAACTTCTAAAAAAGCGGAACCAGCATCGGTGCAAATATTGCCGAAGCAAATGGCGGGATTTCCAAAGCTGATTTTTCCGCAAAACTATCCATATCATACAAAGAATGTTTGGAAACCAAATATTGGCTTTCCCTTCTTAAAGACACCCATTTTATTGATGGAAAGATATATGACAGCATGTATAATGACGCAGATGAATTGGCTAAAATTTTATTTTCTATCCTTAAAAAAACACGTATTAATCAATAATTAGTTAAGAGTTATAAGGAAACAGTGGGCAGTAACAACTCAAACTTATTGAAAACTATATACTGATCACTGTTGAACTGACGCCTGTTTACTGTATTCGTTTCATGTTTTGGATACTGAAAAAGCGTTCTGAGACATCAATATTAAATTCCAGGCTTTGATAAGTAACCACTGTTTTGTTGCCCTCTTCTTCCACTGGTATCATCTCTAATTTCGTTGGGATTAATCGTCCTCCCATTTCTTTTACCTCCGAACCGCTCATAATTCGCACCAGGTAATCATCTTCATCATAAAACTCAGATCTTAACTGCAGATACTGCTCTTTGGAAATGTAAGTATGAACTTTTGCCCAAACGATGGGAGCAGTTGGCTTCGGGATCATTTCAATTCGATAGCATTCATAGCCATTGATGGTAGTATCCTGCAACAATGTATGTGAGTAGTCGGTAACGATGGAAGACTCACGAACCAAATCGTTATTAGAAAAATCAGATCCCATCCAGGATTGGCTCATCATTGAAGGCGGCATCTTAATGGTCCGGTTTACATCCGGCAACCAGTTCCAAATTTCATTTTCTCTCATCAGAAAAGCAGTGCCTTCATCCCTTGCAGGTGCAGTTATTAAAATAAGGCTGTAGTCTTCCCCTTTGCTCCAGCTTTTGAAGGAAACACTGCGTTCCCAATTCGGGCGAACAATCTGCATGGTCATCTCTGCTTTTGAGCTTTCACCCTGCATTTTTTCGTTAGCTCGTTCAATAATCTGAGTGGCATCCTGAGCCTGCAGGCATTCACAAAAACAGAATGCTGCCAATACTAAGAGTGATAATGATTTATGAATCATAAATCTCCTGATTTTCCTCCTATTTAATCAAAAGCAGGAACAAAATAAACTATATACAGGAGATTAAGATCTGATGAAGGGAAAGGAAATTGTACAGGATTTACCTGTTGCCTAAACCTGAACTTTCTCAGGCGAGTATACCAGGTCTAGGAAATTCTGCAGAATCATGGAGCCCACACTTCCGGATTTTTCAGGATGAAACTGAACCCCGATGAAATTATCCTTGGCAACAATAGCAGAAAAGTCGTTTATATAATTACAGGTTGCCAGCGTATAATCACCAACCGGGGCGTAGTAGCTATGCACGAAATACAAATAGTGCTTGTCAATCAGGTTTTTAAGGATAGCATGCCTTTCGGTGTCGTGAAGCTTGTTCCAGCCCATATGAGGAACTTTGGCCTGGGTTTCATCGAATTTCTTAAGCGAGCCCGGTATGATTCCAAGCCCTGCGGTATCTCCTTCAGAAGAAGACTCAAACAAAAGCTGCATTCCCACGCAAATACCCAAAACAGGTTTTTTGGTATTTTTAAGCCATTCATCAACCCCTTTTTCTTCAAGAGATTTCATAGCTGAACCCGCATGACCAACACCCGGAAATACCACTGCTTTTGCCCTTTCAAGTTCCTCAGGGGTTTCCGCAAAGAAGAATTCCGCACCCAGTCTGTTTAAGGCATTTGCAACAGAAGCAGTGTTCCCAGCTTTATACTTGATGATTCCTATCATAAATATCTACAACGTCCCTTTCGAACTCGGGATCAGATTTTTGATGCGCCCGTTCTGCTCTATAGCCATCTTTAAAGCCCGGGCAAGACCTTTAAAGCAGGCTTCTATTTTATGGTGATCATTTTCACCTGCAAAGCTAACATGAATAGTTGCCTTCAAGTTCATTGCCAGGCTATAAAAAAAATGCTG
The genomic region above belongs to Gracilimonas sp. and contains:
- a CDS encoding FtsX-like permease family protein, which encodes MLQIRLAWRNIWRNRRRTFITILSIVVAVLLSSVMRAMQEGQYDDMIENTVGTFTGYIQIQHTGYWDEKTLDNTLVVADSLIGNLEKTETVKHIIPRLQSFALAAGENQSRPAMVLGIDVLKEKYLSNPGNRLQTGEYFDSNTEQAVLLGKEMMLRLDVQVGDSLVLIGQGFRGQSATGLYEIKGSVGFPSSEMNKNMVMIPLETAQNFFASYNRLTALTLTLTDADEVEKTVQNLKAQLSAEDYKVMGWQEMMPELMQSIEADRGSGFILMFILYIVVGFGILGTVLMMISERTYEFGVMLSVGTPRSTIFLILAIEMFIVTLLGATTGILISIPVAWYFNINPIQLPDNMTEVMEGYGMEPVIQFATDPDIFYSQAIIVFIITLIFCVMPLLKASRLNPVQALRT
- a CDS encoding YdeI/OmpD-associated family protein, translated to MPEPDPTKILPFASPKDLGRWLKLNHATEDELWVKIFKKKTEIPSVTWNDVVIEVLCWGWIDGIRKSLDDQAYLQRITPRRAGSNWSKRNREHAERLIKEGRMMESGLEHVRAAQSDGRWEKAYVASELEVPADFLEALHSKPKAKQFFETLNKASRYHIAYGLTSAKRPETRQRRFTKFMDMLAREEKPA
- a CDS encoding erythromycin esterase family protein, producing MNKRSQKLCKPAFLFLILFWGGLESVQAQYFWNTDFEYGVYKSQPRKWAIEGEGEKFTAYLDSAVSKSGNKSLFMSLTNAETYTILTIPGELISGKTFSIRGSIKAQQADSLQLQLIIFDPAEGNVLASANQEVIPNNWQVASLKTSLKEGYKTDNVLIALVASGSGSFWFDSVQIKIGGKVFGEDSPDFREPTEDEIALLNERAIPFAMNNQEQQKRSELVGLSEIVEGARLVALGENSHGSSSIYKLKLRMLQYLVEKEGFSVFALEMPAIEAEYINDYVQNGRGDIDQVLTKLTYPSWQTQEMIDIVEWMKHYNEQHNNSVEFRGYDMQNGWSALGAVKEFAASHDSVALAELEVISDLYEKSLEMRQIKDSLVEKSEAMLRYLSQKSFDGVSLDRVETINHYMNIFMQSLAFHFQLEQAKSRDEYMAENIRWIVENTPETSRMIISADNTHITKTGGKTGAFLNRWYGKDYVSFGFTYKTGTYSAYGPKSFYEVHPPYIGTYEYFFSKSKHENFLLDLRQVKNIPLLNQRAGFRSIGSRPQEVTQFYEIDIKKHFDVVVYLETSSHTSYLKEN
- a CDS encoding thioredoxin family protein — protein: MNKLKNISFLAITLVLLVTFTGSDAFAQEKDLNWTSFEEAVELAKEQGKPILVDVWAPWCGWCKKMQKDVYPKLAVTLNENFILTRLNRDDNESRKQYQQFSITPLRLAQKFNVQNVPAVVLLSPEGEYLFHVSGFMEADKLEEVLGYVVEGQTENLLR
- the hisH gene encoding imidazole glycerol phosphate synthase subunit HisH, which encodes MIGIIKYKAGNTASVANALNRLGAEFFFAETPEELERAKAVVFPGVGHAGSAMKSLEEKGVDEWLKNTKKPVLGICVGMQLLFESSSEGDTAGLGIIPGSLKKFDETQAKVPHMGWNKLHDTERHAILKNLIDKHYLYFVHSYYAPVGDYTLATCNYINDFSAIVAKDNFIGVQFHPEKSGSVGSMILQNFLDLVYSPEKVQV
- a CDS encoding TonB-dependent receptor, translated to MKKVALTLAILFCYSFTALAQNSTGTIAGKVTSEGEPIAGANVGILELQKGSPTDIHGEYEIKNVPAGKYELQISAVGFDKIVRQVTVESGQTRTIDIKMKASLLELDQMVVTGTMRKTYVKESPVKVNVVKAEQLQQGKTSSNIMDLISSVNGLSTQLNCGVCGTNAIRINGVEGPNTAVLIDGMPIMGALASVYGLNGISPSIIDQVEVIKGPQSTLYGTQALGGVVNIITKNPALTPTLSADVYAKSTEEGNINVAYSPKFDRFEGFISGNILRLENYFDENGDNFNDLVKQSRISLFGKGTFLGKNMEQRLNFATKFYTENRTGGLEQFSDNLRGSDQIYGESIYTNRFELMTEYRPAGLNEQLRISGAVTYHNQDSYYGTDWYDAQQGIVFGQATWDQPIGDNFQLLAGTTLRYETYNDNTPATSEGTDRRWIPGIFSQGELKAGDFTFLGGLRVDHHSEHGYVTAPRLSTKFSPTDMTTFRISAGTGFRVVNVFTEDHAALTGSREVVFNEDLEPEESKSITASLEQIIPFGTNPMTVSLDGFYTHFSNKIIPDYDQDPNLIVYENLDGFSVTRGFSVGLEQNFTSLPITYNASVTIMDVYTEENGQQQALAYAPEYTGVFGATYDIHSLDLSLGYNGNLMGPKRMPDNYAEEFGRSPKSPAYSTHDLKITKEFTNVNSENGVGFEAYLSAENIFNYTQGSPLVDAGNPFGPNFDTIYTWGPIIGRTFSIGARLNLR
- a CDS encoding outer membrane lipoprotein-sorting protein; protein product: MIHKSLSLLVLAAFCFCECLQAQDATQIIERANEKMQGESSKAEMTMQIVRPNWERSVSFKSWSKGEDYSLILITAPARDEGTAFLMRENEIWNWLPDVNRTIKMPPSMMSQSWMGSDFSNNDLVRESSIVTDYSHTLLQDTTINGYECYRIEMIPKPTAPIVWAKVHTYISKEQYLQLRSEFYDEDDYLVRIMSGSEVKEMGGRLIPTKLEMIPVEEEGNKTVVTYQSLEFNIDVSERFFSIQNMKRIQ
- a CDS encoding ABC transporter ATP-binding protein is translated as MPVITTQNVTKVYNPDKVPVHALNGVDLTIEKGEFTAIVGPSGSGKTTLLNIIGGLDEPTEGKAFIKGTDLTTLSDSDLIKFRLNHIGFVFQAYNLIPVLTAIENVSFVMQMQGRPSAECREKSIALLKEVGLEDKIDKRPSELSGGQQQRVAVARALASKPDFVLADEPTANLDSVSTAELLDMMLELNEREEMTFVFSTHDQRVIDRARRVVTLVDGKIDSDEQR
- a CDS encoding FtsX-like permease family protein; the protein is MIFNIIKLGWKNVWRNPTRSGVVIVAVLLGTWAGVFSAGFFNGMVQDSLNNQIELSVGHIQVMHPQFDDLYNPKYQVKNAEGIIKTLQSEPYVKDISAKSVVTGLAQSTRNSFGVTVNGVDPKSDTLLAVKKYMTQGDFFSTDRRNPIVIGQKLAERLGIEMRSRMVLSFQDVDGEITGGAFRVAGIFDSFSNQYDESTVFVLRDDLNQLIGSEDAIHNIRIDTDNLSRADIYAQRIRRQFPEVEVKTWRDISPELRYIFDMMDVSLYMVMIIITIGLIFSIINTMLMAVLERTRELGMLRAIGMDKGRTFSMIMFETFFLTMAGTPIGLLLSWLTITYFAHSGIDLSAFSEGLGEYGFSTIIYPELSFAYYMNITLMIAIAALLSAIYPAIRTLKLNPVQAIRKFN